DNA sequence from the Salvelinus fontinalis isolate EN_2023a chromosome 33, ASM2944872v1, whole genome shotgun sequence genome:
cacagtaaaacgagtcctatatcaacataacctgaaaggccgctcagcaaggaagaagccactgctccaaaaccgccataaaaaagccagactacgctttgcaactgcacatggggacaaagatcgtactttttggagaaatgtcctctggtctgatgaaacaaaaatataactgtttggccataatgaccattgttatgtttggaggaaaaagggggaggcttgcaagccgaagaacgcaatcccaaccgtgaagcacgggggtggcagcatcatgttgtggaggggctttgctgcaggagggactggtgcacttcacaaaatagatggcaccatgaggaggaaaattgtggatattgaagcaacatctcaagacatcagtcaggaagttaaagcttggtcgcaaatgggtctttcaaatggacaataacaccaagcatacttccaaagttgtggcaaaatggcttaaggacaacaaagtcaaggtattggagtggccatcacaaagctctgacctcaatcctatagaacatttgtgggcagaactgaaaaagtgtgtgcgagcaaagaggcctagaaacctgactcagttacaccagctctgttaggaggaatgggacaaaattcatccaacttagtGGAAAGCTTGAGGCAGGCTAccaaaaacatttgacccaagttaaataatttaaaggcaatgctaccaaatactaattgagtgcatgtaaacttctgacccactgggaatgtgatgaaagaaataaaagctgaaataaatcattctctctattattctgacatttcacattcttaaaataaagtagtgatcctaactgactcaAAACGAAATTTTTacacagattaaatgtcaggaattgtgaaaaactgagtttaaatgtatttggctatggtgtatgtaaacttccgacttcagctgtatgttTGAGCGTATGCACGCTAGGGGACAATGCAGTTCCATTGGCAAATAATTTGAAAGATGCATATCTCCTCCTACTAACGTTACAGCAATGTTGTGTTAGGTATATGTTAAATGTTACATTTTTCCCCTTATGAGGATCGGAACCTGTTAGTTGTAGTTTTGTAATAACTCCACTGTGATTTTAATTTCGTCCAAAAATGTAACTTTTTCAGTTAGGGATTTTCTTTAAATGATAACAATCCCAATTACATCATAGCGAAGTGGTGTGCTAGTGTAGCTTTAGAAACAGAGATCTGCACACATGACATACTGTAACAAAAATGTTCACGCAAATTCCCAATTGTCATCAATCCATGATGTGTTATTTCAATGAAAGTCAGTTATGCACACAATTTAGAATTTGGTCCTAAAGAGCACACAAGGTCATGACTACAGATATCTTTCCAAAGGGGAAAAGGGATATGTTGTTACCTTCTTCTCATCTGTGAGGTCCAGAGACTCCAGCTTCGATCCCTGGTGGGCTGCATAAATTTCCAGCAGGTTGTCAAAGTTGGTGGTGAGGACCAGCGCTCCACTCTCCATCAGCTGCAGTACGGAGCGGAGAAGGTGCTTCCCCGCATTCTCCATCTTACACTCCAGATCGTCAAACACCTCGTACAGGCAGTCCTTGAAGAAGGTGGACCGCACGTTGCCTGTTCTCTGCAATGATAGGGCAGGAACACAATGAATAGGGGTTAGTGGGTGTGTATTGCATTTCTGGGACCAGATTATACTGCTGGTACTTAACTACTAGGAGGGAGACATTTTATAAAAGCATTTTCAGTTTTTTAGAAGGTATAATAAAGCATTTATGACTGGTTGTGGTAGTCATGTAAATGAAAGGTGAAAATGTTTTTCGATCATTAGATGTGGCATGTAAACAGTTGCTATACACGGTAAACATTATGGCTATGGAGCAAAGAGTTGGTGGGCAGGATGTTTGAGTAGCCATGAGATTATGGCTGTCTGTAATGGATAAATCTCATTACCGAGAGCTACGCAAAACGCTCACACTACCTGGCAATGGCTGTAGGAAAACATAGAAGTGCTGGCCTGCTATGAATAGCACTGTCGAGGTGAGTTTAGCACAGCCAGCTGCCTGGCCGACTGCTGGACTGTAGAGATTAGAGATCTAGTGGGCTAATTAACTAATAACAGGATCCCTTTCCACAGGAAGGAAGGCATCATCACCAAGGGCAAGCATCTAGCTATCCACCCACCCTGCTGCTGACTTCTGCACTGAACAAATTCTCCTTTGTTTCAGGATTTATGTAACGACCAAATAAGGTATAGTACCATGCTCCGATCCTGATTTTGAGATTGATATAGCCTAGGATTCAAccctaaagttgagttgttttcAACCAATCTAGTCCTAAACAGAGAAAGTTGTAATATAATTGCCAAGAGTATTTTGCCTAGGTCATTCAACGACAGCATGAAAGGATGTAGGTCACAAACATTAAGTCTAATCTTCAGATTAGGCTCATTAACCGACATTATGTGCCAAAACACAATCCTAATCCAGTTATTTACATTGTTTGGATTGCCCTCGTTGCAGCACCAATACCATTGGGTTAAACTGCTGTGTCCCACTCGGTATTTGATCCCTTCAAGAGACGCGGGACACTCCTCCTTGCAGAAGCCTTGGTTCTCTTCAGCGGTTCTGTGAACAAGCacccactggttgaatcaatgttgttttaatgaaattatgttgaaccaatgtggaatagacgttgaattgacatctgtgcccgtTGGGCAACAATGTGACCAAAGACTAAAAAAGGCGAAGCGATGACAAATCTCTCCTTCTACACTCTACAAGAGTCCTCAAACTAAGAGAGTCCTCTTTTCAAAGTGTTTCTTTGTCTTTAAATTCAGCATATTAAATTCTACAAGAATCTACAGTtggtcggatgtttacatacaccttagccaaatacatttaaattcagttccacaattcctgacaattaatcagagtaaaaattccttgttttaggtcagttaggatcaccactttatttcacgaatgtgaaatgccagaataatagtagagagaatgatttatttcagcttttatgtctttcatcacattcccagtgggtcagaagtttacatgcactcaattagtatttggtagcattgcctttaaattgtttaacttgggtcaaatgttttgggtagccttcctcaagcttcccacaataagttggatgaattttggcccattcctcctaacagagctggtgtaactgagtcaggtttctaggtctccttgctcgcacacgctttttcagtttgcgatcaagctttaacttcctgactgatgtcttgagatgttgcttcaatatatccacatcattttcatcactcatgatgcaatctattttgtgaagtgcaccagtccctcctgcagcaaagcccctccacaacatgatgctgccacccccgtgcttcacggttgggattgcgttcttcggcttgcaagcctccccctttttcctccaaacataacactggtcattatggccaaacagttctcattttgtttcatcagaccagaggacatttctccaaacagtactatctttgtccccatgtgcagttgcaaagcgtagtctggcttttttatggcggttttggagcagtggctacttccctgctgagcggtctttcaggttatgtcgatacaggactcgttttactgtggatatagatacttttgtacccgtttcctccagcatcttcacaaggtcctttactgctgttctgggattgatttgcactttcgcaccaaagtacattcatctctaggagaaagaacatgtctccttcctgagcggtatgacagctgcgtggtcccatggtgtttatagttgcgtactattgtttgtacagatgaaagtggtaccttcaggtgtttggaaattgctcccaaggatgaaccacacttgtggaggtctaccattttttttctgaggtcttggctgatttcttttgattttcccatgatgtcaagcaaagaggcactaagtttgaaggtaggccttgaaatacatccacaggtacacctccaaatgactcaaataatgttaaatagcctatcagaagcttctaaagccattaaataattttctggaattttccaagctgtttaaaggcaatcaacttagtgtatgtaaacttctgacccactggaattgtgatacagtgaattatgttCAGCTAAAGTTGCGTACCCCATACTGATAAGATGCTGAACATGTACAGACAGGCCTGTGGAGAACCATTGCTTGCTAAGTAAGAACAGAAAAATATTTGCCACAGGGTCCATGGCTGTGTAATCACCTGATAATCATGTCTCCTCTTGTGAGCTATTTAGTCTGGTGGGGCGCTCTGTTATTCTGAGGCTGAATGGAAACCTTGGCAGGGGCTGGTGTTCCCGGATTCACATTACTCCATGattacaaaacatatttttttactaGGCAGCAGCACTCCCATTAAAACGTTAAAGCCCTCCCAAATCCATAGCCAACAGCAACGGGCCTGCATGATTGTGAACCGGAATAAAAACTATGGATAAACCCACAATGGGCTGTTTGTTCCCTTTGTGGCAACAGGCAGGCTGCTGAAACAGAGCATGTTTAAGCAATGTGAAAGATGTGATGAGACATGACTAACACTGAAGGCAGATGGTATTAAGACCTCATCAAGCAGTTATGGTTTGAGCCAACCTGGTATGACGGGGATATGGGCTGGTACGGAAATCCCTAAATGTTTTCCCCTTGAATTTCTCCATCATTTAGTCACGGTCCACTGGTTCGTTGACTTATTGAGAAATCAATGAGTGGTTGTTCACTGGGGGGGATTTCTTCATCTAGCGAATAAAATAACAGGCCTTAAAAGTGCCAGAACTGGTTGAGCCAACTTGTCAGTGGCTTTGAAAACAACGCAATGAACGATGAAGTGTTGTTGTTGTAATCTATCAGTGCTGTACTTTGGTtagggcatcaccttttacaaaGAACACAGGTTGAAAAACCTGAATCAAATGTTTTCGAATTTAGATATTATGCTGACTCCTTGCCACTGTCATTCCCACTAGGATTACAAATCCCAATACAGGAAAGTTTACAATGAACGACACTGGTGTGCCTGAACCAGCTGGAGACAGTGTATTGGCAGTGTCCTGTCCACGTctggctgtctgtgtgtgcaAAGGAGTGGGGGAAGGGAAGCCTTACCGGAGAGAGCTTCTGGATGAGGTCATGAGCCACGTGGACTAGGTTCTTGTCGTCCTTCAGGCTCTTCTGAAAACGCCgactctcctcttcctctaggAGGTCAAAGTCGTTGGCCGCGTCCAACAAGGCCTGGATCAAACCCTTCCAGGAGCGCAACGCAGGGACCTGAGGGGCCACAGCTGAACTCACCCCTGTACCAATAACTAGGACCAGCTCGGAGGCCCGCTTGGTCTTCAGGCTGGGCAGCAGTTTCCTTTGGGGCAGGCAGAGATTGAGTGATGGTTCCATTGATGGTTCCCAAATCCTTAGACAACATGAAGGTTAAACAAATCATGGCAAGTTTACTTGTTGCTGTTTGAACTCAAACCTAGGCTGAAAAGATAAAGAATGGGTTTAGGAACAGGAACTAAGAGAAAAAGCTCCTGACCAGTGACATACCAATAATGTTTTGGCACATAAACAGGAACTGAGTACTAAATGTAGGCTACTCATATCAATTTTTGTTACCTGGGTTTCTTGGTGTTGGAGTCAACATCCTGAGGGTCAGCAGGAGCAGGCCGTTTCTCGGTTTTCACAGTCACAACAGAGGCCATTCGGCTCCTGTAAGACAACCATGAGAAATAATATACATACAATACCATCAAAGCAATAAACTTAAGTGAAATGCAACAGCACCTTTACAGGGCAGTGTGCCACTGTCCCCATTACTACCAAAGGCAGGGCATCAGATTCACCTTACACTAACTAGCCTTACATAGTGCAACATCCATGGGGCTAACCTTACACACCAGAGAAGATTTAATCACAAAGTACTGAGATGCCGAACTACGGGCAATTCTACGATAACAGAAttagatttttcactttaaaatgtatgccaaacaaaaactattgatttcaaagtttaacaaaccatacaactctacaACTCTATGTACAATAACTACAATAACTACCTTGAACAATTtacacagttaaaaaaaaaacacttactgGAAAAACTGTGCAGATGCTAAATTTGGTAACAAAgcggtaaaatctccctcagttaaATTCTGTGTTACCAGACTTTGTATCTGCACAGTTATTCCTGTAAATGTGTTTTGtaaaaattgttaaaagtagtcttCAAGTAGTGCAATGttctatggtttgttaaacttttaaATCAGTTTTTTGTTTGGTGTGGCTTCCTTTTGGGCTAAtgggtggcacagcggtctaaggcactgactgcatctcagtgctagaggcgtcactacagaccctggttcgattccaggctgtatcacaaccggtcgtgattgggagtcccattgaaCGGCGACCCAGCGTCACCCGAGTGAGGCCGTCGTtgtaataataatttgttcttaactgacttgcctagttaaataaaaaatacaatttgaaAGTGAAAAATCTCGGCGTAATCTATTAGCTAAATTATCTTCATATTGTATTACTTCCAAAGTCTGGCTTGAGGCCAATTTATTGTATCTTTATTACAATAATAGTAGTCTTGGGGCTCAATAAGAACGATACTTTCCTCCTGGAGACATAAAAACTTCCCTCCaaggaaaaacatttttttggtgACGTTTTCATTCATGATGGCGAAATTTGAATCCCAAATTTCCGCATGACAACAATAAACTAAAGTCAGCTTAACTTTAGCTAACTGTACACAGTATACTTTGGCTATAACGTTACTGGCTAGCTGACTTTAGCTAGTTAAATTGGCTAGCTACTTACTAAGGACGGAAGAACGCAGTCAGGAAGAATTGGCTGACGTTAGCTAACCAGTTGGCAAAAGCTCAATGTACTGTACAGACTAGCTAGAATGACGTTAAAGTTGGACTAAAACGGCGAAATATGACACACTGGCTAGTTAAATTCACACAAGTATTTACACTTACCCGGGTAACTCCAAGTTGCTTTTTTGGTCAGAGGAAATATTCAACTTGCTAACAGACGACCCGTTAACCTCAGCTGACTTGCAACTGCGAGTTAAAAATCCAGTACAGTCTACTACGGACATATCCTGCTTTAAAAGCAGGTATTTGAGATTGTTGTACTTGACATGGCGAAGTCTGAGTGCCTTTGTCTACTAGATGTTATTCTTAGCAAATCTATTTAGCTATCAAATGTTCTCAGTCGACTTCCCCTGTGTACACAACCTGTCGACTCATATGCAGCTGGaggtctgactgtgtgtgttgtgacaGAGTTGGACAAGGCAAGGGATGTGCTCAGCGCCCTACTGTAAATCCCACTGGCTCTCTACATTCTGGAAAGGGGTAAACAATGTTTTAACCCCACCTCCCCACTTACGATCAGCCCATTGTGATATTAGCTAGATCAGGGATCGGCAACTTTGATGAGGGTCGGGGTCACACAAAGAGAGGCCGCAGTGGCTCGCCGGTTTGCGTACctacatccatacccacacattgAGGAgccggctctagccttttgggggacACAAGTGAAATGTTTTAtagttcatttcctgcaattctactcatttcgCCACCGGGTGTGGGGAAATGTTACAGTTTTAAAcaaagtttgctgcaattctacccatttaGCCATGGGGTAGAGAGAATATTTATCGATTTTATTGCTACATTCATGCAaatctactcattttgccattggGTGGGGAGAAAATGTTGAAGATTTACtgataatttcctgcaattctacacattttgccatagagtatatctgagtgagaatgtctaacaaaatcaatggggcccAGGTTGGTAATTAAACCATgattacaagtttagatagctggctagactaatttaccaatctaaaaaatgtTAACTGACGAGCtatttgagtgactgtcagtgattgACAAGAGACAAATTGCTGATGCagcacaaccaaatttcaaaattgccttgtgtattctactattttaACTCAACTAAAATATAagtgattttttttgtttttggaaaTTCTTCCAAAGACAATTgtcagttgcccatccctgagtgAAATTCTCTGGATACAAAGTTCAAAAAGACTGACTGGAAGAAGATAACCTGATGGTTCAATTTGGCTTAGATGGCAAATGGGTGATAATGCAAGGTGAGGGGGTCTTCATATCTAATGCAGTTACGTAAGACACTGTTGAATGTGCTTGGACAAGGACTATCTATTTTAGAGCTAGACCAGTTGCCTAATTCCAGAAATTGAGACCTATCA
Encoded proteins:
- the LOC129831884 gene encoding protein FAM118B-like isoform X1; this translates as MSVVDCTGFLTRSCKSAEVNGSSVSKLNISSDQKSNLELPGSRMASVVTVKTEKRPAPADPQDVDSNTKKPRIWEPSMEPSLNLCLPQRKLLPSLKTKRASELVLVIGTGVSSAVAPQVPALRSWKGLIQALLDAANDFDLLEEEESRRFQKSLKDDKNLVHVAHDLIQKLSPRTGNVRSTFFKDCLYEVFDDLECKMENAGKHLLRSVLQLMESGALVLTTNFDNLLEIYAAHQGSKLESLDLTDEKKVLEWAQGKRSLSVLHIHGVYTNPSGIVLHPAGYQNVLRNTEVMREIQKLYETKSFVFLGCGRTVDDTTFQALFLEAVKHKSDLEHFMLVRREDVGEFKKLRDNMLDKGIKVISYGNEYSDLPEYFERLANEICNRDTVTNGWGSPSQEQETQNGFHSQKCLLQDYSS
- the LOC129831884 gene encoding protein FAM118B-like isoform X2; its protein translation is MSVVDCTGFLTRSCKSAEVNGSSVSKLNISSDQKSNLELPGSRMASVVTVKTEKRPAPADPQDVDSNTKKPRKLLPSLKTKRASELVLVIGTGVSSAVAPQVPALRSWKGLIQALLDAANDFDLLEEEESRRFQKSLKDDKNLVHVAHDLIQKLSPRTGNVRSTFFKDCLYEVFDDLECKMENAGKHLLRSVLQLMESGALVLTTNFDNLLEIYAAHQGSKLESLDLTDEKKVLEWAQGKRSLSVLHIHGVYTNPSGIVLHPAGYQNVLRNTEVMREIQKLYETKSFVFLGCGRTVDDTTFQALFLEAVKHKSDLEHFMLVRREDVGEFKKLRDNMLDKGIKVISYGNEYSDLPEYFERLANEICNRDTVTNGWGSPSQEQETQNGFHSQKCLLQDYSS